A section of the Streptomyces sp. V3I8 genome encodes:
- a CDS encoding ABC transporter ATP-binding protein, with amino-acid sequence MSSTHEAVPILVARGLAKAHGGTLALRGACVELHAGEILAVRGPSGSGKSTLLHCLAGIVRPDEGSVVHDGRRLDRLPQARLSELRRTEFGVVFQFGQLIPELTALDNVALPLLLAGVSRKDAHERAGEWLERFGVRGQAALRPGGMSGGQAQRVALARALVTGPKVVFADEPTGALDSLAGEQVMTTLAHTARESGTAVLLITHDAQVAAYADREVSLRDGVVTEDAAAFGVNR; translated from the coding sequence ATGAGCAGTACGCACGAGGCCGTGCCGATCCTGGTGGCCCGCGGGCTCGCCAAGGCGCACGGCGGGACCCTGGCGCTGCGCGGCGCCTGCGTGGAGCTGCACGCGGGCGAGATCCTCGCCGTCCGCGGCCCGAGCGGCAGCGGCAAGTCGACGCTGCTGCACTGCCTGGCCGGCATCGTCCGGCCCGACGAGGGTTCGGTCGTCCACGACGGGCGGCGCCTGGACCGGTTGCCGCAGGCGCGGCTGAGCGAGCTGCGGCGTACGGAGTTCGGGGTGGTGTTCCAGTTCGGGCAGCTGATCCCCGAGCTGACGGCGCTGGACAACGTGGCGCTGCCGCTGCTGCTCGCGGGGGTCTCCCGCAAGGACGCGCACGAGCGGGCGGGCGAGTGGCTGGAGCGTTTCGGCGTACGCGGCCAGGCGGCACTGCGGCCGGGCGGGATGAGCGGCGGCCAGGCCCAGCGGGTGGCGCTGGCGCGGGCGCTGGTGACCGGCCCGAAGGTCGTCTTCGCCGACGAGCCCACCGGGGCGCTCGACTCGCTGGCGGGCGAGCAGGTGATGACGACGCTGGCGCACACGGCCCGCGAGAGCGGCACGGCGGTGCTGCTGATCACGCACGACGCGCAGGTCGCGGCGTACGCGGACCGTGAGGTGTCGCTGCGCGACGGGGTCGTCACCGAGGACGCGGCGGCCTTCGGGGTGAACCGGTGA
- the malQ gene encoding 4-alpha-glucanotransferase yields MPLSRLAALHGVATSYSPSPGRTVAASDAAVVAALAALGVPAGTPDAVRASLAARERELRERLLPPTVVCWTDTDTDTDTGPDIDTGLDTGPDSGAGGDPVAGSRGGVAETARDDHGPGAASGGGGAAAGGGPAAPAPGPGGSSLGAALAALPAGTRLSVRTEQGETLASVAGLPTGVHELEAVAPDGRTARAHLVVAPTRLPAPSGRSYGLLVQVYSLLSRRSWGMGDLGDLAELTAWAGRALGAGFVQVNPMHAAVPGAPTDPSPYRPSSRRYPDPVYLRVEDVPEFAYVDEDDRERLLALLERARRLRGSVLEKDALIDRDAVWELKREALELVRDVPLGPGRRAAYCDFLAEEGEALEDHATYCALAEVHGSDWTRWPQALRDPRSAETARARSELMDRVDFHSRLAWLTDAQLTAAQRSARDAGMPVGLVHDLAVGVHPGGADAWAQQEYFAAGMSVGAPPDAFSVQGQGWGLPPWRPDRLAESGYAPYRRLLRALFRYAGALRIDHVMGLFRLWWIPQDRPATEGTYVRYDAEAMLAVLALEASRAGALVIGEDLGTVEPGVRETLQEHGVLGTSVLWFERDWDGTGLPLPPGSWRADCLATATTHDLPPTASRLTGDHVELRDRLGLLTRPVGEERAEAAADVGEWLALLSRLGLLQGAAGGVCEQSEEAEIQAVHRFLLRTPARLVGVWLPDAVGDRRPQNLPGTWDQYPNWRLPVADAEGRPVTLEDLAASPRLHALMEVVREGAAAGGREPAG; encoded by the coding sequence ATGCCGCTCTCCCGGCTCGCCGCGCTGCACGGCGTCGCCACGTCCTACAGTCCGTCCCCCGGCCGCACGGTCGCCGCCTCGGACGCGGCCGTCGTCGCCGCGCTCGCCGCGCTGGGCGTCCCCGCGGGCACCCCGGACGCCGTCCGGGCCTCGCTCGCCGCGCGCGAGAGGGAACTCCGCGAGCGCCTGCTGCCACCGACGGTGGTGTGCTGGACCGACACCGACACCGACACCGACACCGGCCCCGATATCGACACCGGCCTCGACACCGGCCCCGACAGCGGTGCCGGTGGTGACCCGGTGGCCGGCTCCCGCGGCGGTGTCGCGGAGACGGCGCGCGACGACCACGGGCCGGGGGCCGCGTCCGGCGGCGGTGGCGCGGCCGCCGGCGGCGGCCCTGCCGCCCCGGCGCCCGGCCCCGGCGGGTCCTCCCTCGGCGCCGCCCTCGCCGCGCTGCCCGCCGGCACGCGGCTGAGCGTGCGGACCGAGCAGGGGGAGACCCTTGCCTCCGTGGCGGGACTGCCGACCGGGGTGCACGAGCTGGAGGCCGTCGCCCCCGACGGACGTACCGCGCGGGCGCACCTCGTCGTCGCCCCGACCCGGCTGCCCGCGCCGTCCGGACGGTCGTACGGGCTGCTCGTGCAGGTCTACTCGCTGCTCTCCCGGCGCTCCTGGGGCATGGGCGACCTCGGGGACCTCGCCGAGCTCACCGCCTGGGCCGGACGGGCACTGGGAGCCGGGTTCGTCCAGGTCAACCCGATGCACGCGGCCGTGCCGGGCGCGCCCACCGACCCCTCCCCGTACCGGCCCTCCTCACGCCGCTACCCCGACCCCGTGTACCTGCGGGTCGAGGACGTCCCCGAGTTCGCGTACGTCGACGAAGACGACCGCGAACGCCTCCTCGCGCTCCTGGAGCGGGCCCGCCGGCTGCGCGGGTCCGTGCTGGAGAAGGACGCCCTGATCGACCGCGACGCCGTGTGGGAGCTCAAGCGTGAGGCCCTGGAGCTCGTCCGGGACGTACCGCTGGGCCCCGGCCGGCGGGCCGCCTACTGCGACTTCCTCGCCGAGGAGGGCGAGGCGCTGGAGGACCACGCCACCTACTGCGCGCTCGCGGAGGTGCACGGCTCCGACTGGACGCGGTGGCCGCAGGCCCTGCGCGACCCCCGCTCGGCCGAGACCGCCCGCGCCCGGTCCGAGCTGATGGACCGCGTCGACTTCCACAGCCGGCTCGCCTGGCTGACCGACGCCCAGCTCACCGCCGCCCAGCGCAGCGCCCGCGACGCCGGGATGCCCGTCGGGCTCGTGCACGACCTCGCCGTGGGGGTCCACCCGGGCGGCGCCGACGCCTGGGCGCAGCAGGAGTACTTCGCGGCCGGCATGTCGGTCGGCGCGCCCCCGGACGCGTTCAGCGTGCAGGGCCAGGGCTGGGGGCTGCCGCCCTGGCGCCCGGACCGCCTGGCCGAGTCCGGCTACGCCCCGTACCGCCGCCTCCTGCGCGCCCTCTTCCGGTACGCGGGCGCCCTGCGCATCGACCACGTCATGGGCCTGTTCCGCCTCTGGTGGATCCCGCAGGACCGCCCCGCCACCGAGGGCACCTACGTCCGTTACGACGCCGAGGCCATGCTCGCCGTCCTCGCCCTGGAGGCCTCCCGCGCCGGGGCCCTGGTGATCGGCGAGGACCTCGGCACCGTCGAACCGGGCGTGCGGGAGACCCTCCAGGAGCACGGAGTGCTGGGCACCTCCGTCCTGTGGTTCGAGCGCGACTGGGACGGTACGGGGCTGCCGCTGCCGCCCGGGAGCTGGCGCGCCGACTGCCTCGCCACCGCCACCACCCACGACCTGCCGCCCACCGCGTCCCGGCTCACCGGCGACCACGTCGAACTGCGCGACCGGCTGGGCCTGCTGACCCGCCCGGTGGGGGAGGAGCGGGCCGAGGCGGCGGCGGACGTGGGGGAGTGGCTGGCGCTGCTCTCCCGGCTCGGGCTGCTCCAGGGGGCGGCCGGCGGGGTCTGCGAGCAGTCGGAGGAGGCGGAGATCCAGGCCGTGCACCGCTTCCTGCTGCGCACCCCGGCCCGCCTCGTCGGCGTCTGGCTCCCGGACGCGGTCGGCGACCGCCGCCCGCAGAACCTCCCCGGCACCTGGGACCAGTACCCGAACTGGCGGCTGCCCGTCGCCGACGCCGAGGGACGTCCCGTCACCCTGGAGGACCTCGCCGCCTCGCCGCGGCTGCACGCCCTCATGGAGGTGGTCCGCGAGGGCGCCGCGGCGGGTGGCCGGGAGCCGGCCGGATGA
- a CDS encoding PadR family transcriptional regulator, which produces MSTRHILLGLLAGGPSHGYDLKRRHDERFPQARPLAYGQVYTTLQRLVRDGLTEVDGTGSDGGPERTLYRSTTEGTKELLAWAGGVTPPAPFVTNEIFAKVVCAILAAADPAAYLSAQRAAHMARMRELTAVKTAPGTDLATVLSADYALNHLDADLRWMTTTAARLTTLTAEVDPA; this is translated from the coding sequence ATGAGCACCCGCCACATCCTGCTGGGGCTGCTCGCCGGAGGGCCGAGCCATGGCTACGACCTCAAGCGACGCCACGACGAACGCTTTCCGCAGGCCCGCCCGCTGGCGTACGGCCAGGTCTACACGACGTTGCAGCGCCTGGTCCGCGACGGCCTCACCGAGGTCGACGGGACCGGCTCGGACGGTGGCCCGGAGCGGACGCTGTACCGGTCCACCACGGAAGGGACGAAGGAACTCCTCGCCTGGGCGGGCGGCGTCACCCCACCCGCCCCCTTCGTGACGAACGAGATCTTCGCCAAGGTCGTCTGCGCGATCCTCGCCGCCGCCGACCCCGCCGCCTACCTGAGCGCCCAGCGCGCGGCGCACATGGCCCGGATGAGGGAGCTCACGGCGGTCAAGACCGCGCCGGGCACCGACCTCGCGACGGTCCTGTCCGCCGACTACGCCCTCAACCACCTCGACGCCGATCTGCGCTGGATGACCACCACCGCGGCCCGGCTCACCACTTTGACCGCGGAGGTCGACCCAGCATGA
- a CDS encoding HNH endonuclease — MPHVLVLNASYEPLGVVPLRRALVLVLENKAVSLEESGAFMHSATVTVPAPSVVRLKRFVRVPYRGPVPLTRRALFARDGGRCMYCGGVATSVDHVVPRSRGGQHAWDNVVASCRRCNHTKADRHLVEIGWRLRHKPAPPTGLAWRIIGTGHRDPRWLPYLQPYGAEDAMARIDGISA, encoded by the coding sequence GTGCCGCATGTCCTGGTCCTCAACGCGTCGTACGAGCCCCTCGGCGTCGTACCGCTCCGCCGCGCGCTCGTCCTCGTCCTCGAGAACAAGGCCGTCTCTCTCGAGGAATCCGGCGCCTTCATGCACAGCGCGACCGTCACCGTTCCCGCGCCCAGCGTGGTCCGGCTGAAGAGGTTCGTGCGGGTCCCGTACCGGGGGCCCGTCCCGCTGACCCGCCGGGCCCTGTTCGCCCGTGACGGCGGCCGGTGCATGTACTGCGGTGGCGTCGCAACCAGCGTCGACCACGTCGTCCCGCGCTCCCGCGGGGGTCAGCACGCCTGGGACAACGTGGTGGCGTCCTGCCGCCGCTGCAACCACACCAAGGCCGACCGGCACCTGGTCGAGATCGGCTGGCGCCTGCGCCACAAACCGGCCCCGCCGACGGGGCTCGCGTGGCGCATCATCGGCACCGGGCACCGGGATCCGCGCTGGCTGCCCTACCTGCAGCCGTACGGCGCGGAGGACGCGATGGCCCGGATCGACGGCATTTCCGCCTGA
- a CDS encoding mechanosensitive ion channel family protein: MSPAPGGPLRLEVPAVFLSVLSAADPTEEPTSPTLQDAQESATNAASWVEQNWSTWLSIGLRVLLIVIIAVVLRVAVRRTITKFIDRMNRTAQAVDGTALGGLLVNVERRRQRSQAIGSVLRSVASFLIVGTAALMILGTFQINLAPLLASAGVAGVAIGFGARNLVTDFLSGVFMILEDQYGVGDTVDAGVASGEVIEVGLRVTKLRGDNGEIWYVRNGEVKRIGNLSQGWATAGVDVTVRSDEDLDRVRSVLAEVGEAMSKDEPWNERLWGPIEVLGLDSVLLDSMVVRVSAKTMPGKALSVERELRWRIKHAFDAADIRIVGGLPAPAEEAPAPDPTAGMAAPSAYSNTGSAQSQAASPITPSVPAK, encoded by the coding sequence ATGTCCCCTGCCCCGGGCGGGCCGCTACGCCTGGAGGTACCTGCCGTGTTCTTGTCCGTCCTGTCGGCCGCCGATCCCACCGAGGAACCGACGTCCCCGACGCTCCAGGACGCCCAGGAAAGCGCCACCAACGCCGCCAGCTGGGTCGAGCAGAACTGGTCCACTTGGCTGAGCATCGGACTGCGTGTCCTGCTCATCGTGATCATCGCCGTGGTGCTGAGAGTCGCCGTGCGGCGGACCATCACGAAGTTCATCGACCGGATGAACCGGACGGCGCAGGCCGTCGACGGCACGGCGCTGGGCGGACTGCTGGTCAACGTCGAACGCCGCCGCCAGCGCTCCCAGGCCATCGGTTCGGTCCTCCGCTCGGTCGCGTCCTTCCTGATCGTGGGCACGGCCGCGCTGATGATCCTGGGCACGTTCCAGATCAACCTGGCCCCGCTGCTGGCCTCGGCCGGTGTGGCGGGCGTGGCGATCGGTTTCGGCGCCCGCAACCTGGTGACGGACTTCCTCTCCGGCGTCTTCATGATCCTGGAGGACCAGTACGGCGTGGGCGACACGGTCGACGCGGGCGTGGCCTCCGGCGAGGTCATCGAGGTGGGCCTGCGGGTCACCAAGCTCCGGGGCGACAACGGCGAGATCTGGTACGTCCGCAACGGCGAGGTCAAGCGCATCGGCAACCTCTCCCAGGGCTGGGCCACGGCCGGTGTCGACGTCACGGTCCGCTCGGACGAGGACCTGGACCGCGTCCGCTCCGTGCTGGCCGAGGTCGGCGAGGCGATGAGCAAGGACGAGCCGTGGAACGAGCGCCTGTGGGGCCCGATAGAGGTGCTGGGCCTGGACAGCGTCCTGCTGGACTCGATGGTCGTACGCGTCAGCGCCAAGACGATGCCGGGCAAGGCGCTCTCGGTGGAACGCGAGCTGCGCTGGCGCATCAAGCACGCCTTCGACGCCGCGGACATCCGCATCGTGGGTGGCCTCCCGGCGCCGGCGGAGGAGGCCCCGGCCCCTGACCCGACCGCGGGCATGGCGGCCCCGTCGGCCTACTCCAACACGGGGTCCGCGCAGTCGCAGGCGGCGTCTCCCATAACACCGTCGGTACCGGCGAAGTAG
- a CDS encoding FtsX-like permease family protein produces the protein MTGDLRLAWLLTRGSDRREWWRVALTAVGSALATGLGLAAVAVASVHGQVHRPYFDGLLNQPGQRAGVVVTLLLLWVPVLGLLGQCARIGAVHRDRRMAGLRLAGATPAQVRRIAALESGPAALPGSVLVTAAAAFWLPGVWERPPAAVWAGFALVALAVPLLAVLVSVVALRRVVASPLGQVRRVRPRHGRAAVLAVVVPAALVGLAALLIAVRNTGPGAAPLPPLVFSVVVLTGAGAVAVTGLTARATGRLLAARTGSPAVLLAAERLRADPWATARTHAAVLLVAVVGVGFVGVRDMFLDFVHHPRDGAVPYGPDQVAFYLAGVDLAGAAVLVALLISLGGLAVGTAESLATRRRGLAAQAAAGVPRRVLGRALLLETALPLAPAMLLAGAGGTAAHLAYGAAAGAAAVPVLPPLLVPVAVYAACLLAAATSLPLLRRSTDPAELRFA, from the coding sequence GTGACCGGGGACCTGCGCCTGGCGTGGCTGCTGACACGGGGCTCGGACCGGCGGGAGTGGTGGCGGGTCGCGCTGACGGCGGTGGGGTCCGCGCTCGCCACCGGCCTCGGCCTCGCGGCGGTCGCGGTCGCCTCGGTGCACGGTCAGGTGCACCGTCCTTACTTCGACGGCCTCCTGAACCAGCCGGGGCAGCGCGCCGGGGTGGTCGTCACCCTGCTGCTCCTGTGGGTGCCGGTGCTCGGCCTCCTGGGCCAGTGCGCCCGGATCGGCGCCGTGCACCGCGACCGCAGGATGGCGGGGCTGCGCCTCGCCGGGGCGACGCCGGCACAGGTGCGGCGCATCGCGGCCCTGGAGTCGGGCCCGGCCGCTCTGCCGGGGTCGGTGCTCGTCACCGCGGCGGCCGCGTTCTGGCTGCCGGGCGTGTGGGAGCGGCCTCCGGCGGCGGTGTGGGCCGGCTTCGCCCTGGTGGCGCTCGCCGTGCCGCTCCTGGCCGTGCTGGTGAGCGTGGTCGCGCTGCGGCGGGTCGTGGCGTCGCCGCTCGGACAGGTGCGCCGGGTGCGCCCGCGGCACGGCCGGGCGGCCGTCCTCGCCGTGGTGGTGCCGGCGGCGCTGGTGGGTCTGGCCGCCCTGCTGATCGCCGTACGGAACACCGGGCCCGGGGCCGCCCCGCTGCCCCCGCTGGTGTTCTCCGTGGTGGTGCTGACCGGCGCGGGCGCGGTGGCGGTGACCGGGCTCACCGCGCGGGCCACCGGCAGGCTGCTCGCCGCCCGGACCGGGAGCCCCGCCGTCCTGCTCGCCGCCGAACGGCTGCGGGCCGACCCGTGGGCCACCGCGCGCACGCACGCCGCGGTCCTCCTGGTGGCCGTGGTGGGCGTGGGCTTCGTGGGCGTACGCGACATGTTCCTGGACTTCGTGCACCACCCGCGGGACGGAGCCGTTCCGTACGGTCCGGACCAGGTGGCGTTCTACCTCGCCGGCGTCGACCTGGCGGGCGCGGCCGTCCTGGTGGCGCTGCTGATCAGCCTGGGCGGACTCGCCGTGGGCACCGCCGAGTCGCTCGCCACCCGGCGCCGGGGACTGGCCGCGCAGGCCGCGGCGGGCGTGCCGCGGAGGGTGCTCGGCCGGGCGCTGCTCCTGGAGACCGCGCTGCCGCTGGCCCCGGCGATGCTGCTCGCGGGCGCCGGCGGCACGGCGGCGCACCTCGCGTACGGGGCGGCCGCGGGCGCCGCCGCCGTCCCGGTGCTGCCGCCGCTGCTCGTGCCGGTGGCCGTGTACGCGGCCTGCCTGCTCGCCGCCGCGACCTCGCTCCCGCTGCTGCGGCGCTCGACCGACCCGGCGGAGCTGCGCTTCGCGTGA
- a CDS encoding ROK family transcriptional regulator, whose translation MAGNSGTPGTPRVLRAMNDRAALDLLLEHGPLSRTRIGKLTGLSKPTASQLLARLEAAGLVVVTGTSEGRPGPNAQLYAVNPVAAYAAGLDVTPERILAAVADVTGRTVGEYELPTPGRRPAHTVVRQVTDALDGAVKAAGLVRSDVQRLVIGTPGAFDPNTGRLRYASHLPGWHSPALLDELAAALPMPVEYENDVNLAAVAEQRLGAARGHEDFVLLWNEGGLGAALVLGGRLHRGWTGGAGEVGFLPVPGAPLVRHVTKANSGGYQELAGSQAIPKLARELGIRPIPTGPYSEVAATLVEQAAGIDAGPHRELLKTYATGLATGLASLVSVLDPELVVLSGASLSRGGEPLRALVQAELEELAASRPRLVVGDVREQPVLRGALESALAATRDEVFDTSAH comes from the coding sequence ATGGCAGGAAATTCCGGTACGCCGGGCACCCCGCGCGTGCTGCGTGCCATGAACGACCGGGCCGCGCTCGATCTGCTCCTGGAGCACGGGCCGCTGTCCCGGACCCGGATCGGCAAGCTGACCGGGCTGTCGAAGCCGACCGCCTCCCAGCTGCTCGCCCGGCTGGAGGCGGCGGGACTCGTCGTCGTCACCGGCACCAGCGAGGGGCGGCCCGGGCCCAACGCCCAGCTGTACGCGGTGAATCCGGTCGCCGCGTACGCCGCCGGGCTCGATGTGACGCCCGAGCGGATCCTCGCCGCCGTCGCCGACGTGACGGGACGGACGGTGGGCGAGTACGAACTGCCCACCCCCGGCCGGCGCCCGGCCCACACCGTCGTACGGCAGGTCACCGACGCCCTCGACGGCGCGGTGAAGGCGGCGGGGCTGGTCCGGTCCGACGTCCAGCGGCTCGTCATCGGCACCCCCGGCGCCTTCGACCCGAACACGGGCCGTCTGCGCTACGCCTCCCACCTGCCCGGCTGGCACTCCCCCGCCCTGCTCGACGAGCTCGCGGCGGCGCTGCCGATGCCGGTCGAGTACGAGAACGACGTCAACCTCGCCGCCGTCGCCGAACAGCGGCTCGGCGCGGCCCGGGGCCACGAGGACTTCGTCCTGCTGTGGAACGAGGGAGGACTGGGAGCCGCCCTCGTGCTCGGCGGACGGCTGCACCGCGGCTGGACCGGCGGCGCCGGCGAGGTCGGCTTCCTGCCCGTACCCGGCGCGCCGCTCGTCCGGCACGTCACCAAGGCCAACAGCGGCGGCTACCAGGAGCTGGCCGGCTCCCAGGCCATTCCGAAACTCGCCCGTGAGCTGGGCATCCGCCCCATACCCACCGGGCCGTACTCCGAAGTCGCCGCCACCCTCGTGGAGCAGGCCGCCGGCATCGACGCCGGCCCGCACCGGGAGCTCCTCAAGACGTACGCGACGGGCCTCGCCACCGGTCTCGCCTCGCTCGTCTCCGTCCTCGACCCCGAACTCGTCGTCCTCAGCGGCGCCTCGCTCAGCAGGGGCGGCGAACCCCTGCGCGCACTGGTGCAGGCCGAGCTGGAGGAGCTGGCCGCGTCCCGGCCGCGCCTCGTCGTCGGCGACGTACGCGAACAGCCCGTGCTGCGCGGCGCGCTGGAGAGCGCGCTCGCGGCCACCCGCGACGAGGTCTTCGACACCTCGGCCCACTGA
- a CDS encoding ABC transporter substrate-binding protein — translation MPGTPRKAVLAAASIALLATGCTGQSGSGATDDPNARTTITFWHGWSAPAEVKAIQENIGRFEKAHPNIKVKVVGNINDDKLNQALRAGGSNGPDVVSSFTTSNVGKFCSSGAFADLKPFIEKSKLDLDAIIPKPMLEYTQFEGTRCALPLLGDAYGLYYNKDAFEAAGIKAPPKTWTEFAKDAKKLTKSKGDSYEQLGFMPNYHGYETVVDHYMAQWDHAYFDKGGKSNIAKDPAFAEMFTYQKKLVDDLGGFQKLERYRNTFGDEWGAKHPFQTGQVAMQLDGEWRLGMAKDAGVEFEIGTAPMPVADDEVEEYGKGFLSGTIMGIAPQSKKQNAAWELMRYMTTDTEAVVSFANAIHNVPSTFDALESPDLKVEDGFKTFVDIARHPRSNTPPASVNGSTYQTTLQDFGFQYESGRAKDLKAGLEKTAEQIDRDIEQAK, via the coding sequence ATGCCCGGAACGCCCCGTAAAGCGGTGCTCGCCGCCGCGTCGATAGCCCTGCTCGCCACCGGCTGTACCGGTCAGTCCGGCTCCGGTGCCACGGACGACCCGAACGCGAGGACCACGATCACCTTCTGGCACGGCTGGAGCGCGCCCGCCGAGGTGAAGGCGATCCAGGAGAACATCGGCCGCTTCGAGAAGGCGCACCCCAACATCAAGGTGAAGGTCGTCGGCAACATCAACGACGACAAGCTCAACCAGGCGCTGCGCGCGGGCGGTTCGAACGGGCCCGACGTGGTGTCGTCGTTCACCACGTCCAACGTCGGCAAGTTCTGCTCGTCCGGCGCCTTCGCTGACCTGAAGCCGTTCATCGAGAAGTCGAAGCTCGACCTCGACGCGATCATCCCGAAGCCGATGCTGGAGTACACGCAGTTCGAGGGCACGCGCTGCGCGCTGCCGCTGCTGGGCGACGCGTACGGGCTGTACTACAACAAGGACGCCTTCGAGGCGGCCGGCATCAAGGCCCCGCCGAAGACCTGGACCGAGTTCGCCAAGGACGCGAAGAAGCTGACGAAGAGCAAGGGCGACTCGTACGAGCAGCTCGGCTTCATGCCGAACTACCACGGCTACGAGACCGTCGTGGACCACTACATGGCGCAGTGGGACCACGCCTACTTCGACAAGGGCGGCAAGTCGAACATCGCGAAGGACCCGGCCTTCGCCGAGATGTTCACGTACCAGAAGAAGCTCGTCGACGACCTCGGCGGATTCCAGAAGCTGGAGAGGTACCGCAACACGTTCGGCGACGAGTGGGGCGCCAAGCACCCCTTCCAGACCGGGCAGGTGGCGATGCAGCTCGACGGCGAGTGGCGGCTCGGGATGGCGAAGGACGCGGGGGTGGAGTTCGAGATCGGCACCGCCCCGATGCCCGTCGCCGACGACGAGGTGGAGGAGTACGGCAAGGGGTTCCTCTCCGGCACGATCATGGGCATCGCGCCGCAGAGCAAGAAGCAGAACGCGGCCTGGGAACTGATGCGGTACATGACGACCGACACCGAGGCCGTCGTCTCCTTCGCCAACGCCATCCACAACGTGCCGTCCACGTTCGACGCGCTCGAGTCGCCCGATCTGAAGGTCGAGGACGGCTTCAAGACCTTCGTGGACATCGCCCGGCATCCGCGGTCCAACACCCCGCCGGCCTCCGTCAACGGCTCGACGTACCAGACGACGCTGCAGGACTTCGGTTTCCAGTACGAGTCCGGCAGGGCGAAGGACCTGAAGGCCGGTCTGGAGAAGACGGCCGAGCAGATCGACCGTGACATCGAGCAGGCCAAGTAG